In the genome of Desulfofarcimen acetoxidans DSM 771, one region contains:
- a CDS encoding nucleoside kinase, producing the protein MKKISVKISGNHYEYNSGTSLEEISRNFGNSPIGTIVLGTVNSELKDLTYKVEEDAEISFLDLTTTNGQKAYKRSLSFLFIKATNDIFEEARVELCHTLSRGQYCKIINYPAINEQFVAKIKARMHELVQQDIPFVKEKLPLEYAIKLFQEETNRQEKITLFKNINKRNISLYSLDDYKDYFHGFLVPSTGYLRLFDLVLEDQGVVILCPRKDNPNKLTQHVPQPKLLKIFRETKEWAMVMGVNYVGELNQIIANKEYPELIRTVEALHENKIIKIADAIVSNPSKGRIILIAGPSSSGKTSFSKRLAIQLKVNGFKPVSISLDDYFVSREMTPLDENGQYDFESIYALDLELFNYHLKKLLEGKAVDLPSFNFKLGKREYNGNRLKIDANQPLIIEGIHGLNSLLTSSIPEDQKFKIYICPLTQPNLDYHNRISITDARLIRRIVRDNQFRGHDAQSTIKMWNSVRRGEERYIFPYQEKADAMFNSTLMYELAVLKKYVVPLLEKIGKTEEGYIEATRLLKFIRYFQDIEEEVDIPPTSILKEFIGGSRIV; encoded by the coding sequence TTGAAGAAAATTAGTGTAAAAATAAGCGGTAATCATTATGAATACAATAGCGGCACTTCACTTGAGGAAATTAGCAGAAATTTCGGAAACTCGCCCATTGGGACAATTGTTTTGGGAACGGTAAACAGTGAATTGAAAGATTTAACTTATAAAGTTGAAGAGGACGCTGAGATAAGCTTTTTGGATTTAACTACCACTAACGGTCAAAAGGCATACAAACGTTCACTATCCTTTCTTTTTATCAAAGCTACCAATGATATTTTTGAAGAAGCCCGTGTAGAGCTGTGCCATACTTTAAGCAGGGGCCAGTATTGCAAAATTATCAACTACCCTGCTATAAATGAACAATTCGTTGCAAAAATCAAAGCCAGAATGCATGAGCTTGTTCAACAAGATATTCCTTTTGTTAAGGAAAAATTACCGCTTGAGTACGCGATTAAGTTATTTCAAGAAGAGACTAATCGCCAGGAAAAGATAACTTTGTTTAAAAATATTAATAAAAGAAATATAAGTCTTTATTCATTGGATGATTATAAAGATTATTTTCATGGCTTTTTAGTGCCGTCAACAGGATATCTGCGTCTCTTTGATTTGGTTTTGGAAGACCAGGGAGTGGTTATATTATGTCCCAGAAAAGATAATCCTAATAAGTTGACACAACACGTACCACAGCCCAAATTGTTAAAAATTTTTAGGGAGACTAAAGAATGGGCCATGGTCATGGGTGTTAATTATGTGGGGGAACTTAATCAGATCATTGCTAATAAAGAATACCCTGAGTTGATTAGAACAGTGGAAGCATTGCATGAGAATAAGATAATTAAAATTGCGGATGCCATAGTATCGAATCCGTCCAAGGGAAGGATTATTTTGATAGCCGGTCCGTCTTCTTCAGGGAAAACAAGTTTTTCTAAAAGATTAGCTATTCAATTGAAAGTGAATGGATTTAAACCGGTTTCTATTTCACTGGATGATTATTTTGTTTCCCGAGAAATGACCCCTCTGGATGAAAACGGGCAATACGATTTTGAATCTATTTACGCTTTGGACCTGGAACTCTTTAATTATCATTTGAAGAAACTTTTAGAAGGGAAAGCAGTTGATCTGCCCAGTTTTAATTTTAAATTGGGTAAAAGAGAATATAATGGAAATAGGCTTAAAATCGATGCCAACCAGCCTCTGATTATAGAAGGCATTCATGGCTTAAATAGTTTATTGACTTCTTCAATTCCGGAAGATCAAAAGTTTAAAATTTATATTTGCCCGCTTACTCAACCTAACTTGGATTATCATAACAGAATATCCATTACTGATGCCAGGCTGATCAGAAGGATTGTCAGGGATAACCAGTTCAGGGGGCATGATGCTCAGTCTACAATTAAGATGTGGAATTCAGTACGCAGGGGCGAGGAAAGATACATCTTCCCCTATCAGGAAAAAGCCGATGCCATGTTTAATTCAACCTTAATGTATGAACTGGCGGTATTGAAAAAGTATGTGGTTCCCCTATTGGAGAAAATTGGCAAGACTGAGGAAGGCTACATTGAGGCCACCAGGCTTTTGAAATTTATCAGGTATTTTCAAGATATTGAGGAAGAAGTGGATATCCCTCCGACATCTATACTTAAAGAGTTTATTGGGGGAAGCAGGATAGTGTGA
- a CDS encoding DUF1992 domain-containing protein — protein MHDTFARVAEFKIREAIKKGELKDLPGAGKPIVIENMAFVPKEERLAYIIMKNSGLVPNEVALLKEIESLGKLMDECQNIEKKNSLKKKLDETSIRYSIIMEKRTRR, from the coding sequence ATGCATGATACTTTTGCCAGAGTTGCGGAATTTAAAATTCGGGAGGCTATTAAAAAAGGGGAGTTAAAAGATTTACCGGGGGCCGGTAAGCCAATTGTTATTGAAAACATGGCCTTTGTTCCAAAAGAAGAGCGGTTAGCCTATATCATAATGAAAAATTCAGGATTAGTTCCCAATGAGGTCGCACTCTTGAAAGAAATAGAATCTTTGGGGAAATTAATGGATGAATGTCAGAACATAGAAAAGAAAAATTCGCTCAAAAAGAAATTAGACGAAACCAGCATCAGGTATAGTATTATAATGGAAAAAAGAACGAGAAGATAA
- a CDS encoding DUF2326 domain-containing protein, with product MYLKRLVISSPTKLIRNIEFKLGMNLIVDDTPVDDIKSTGNNVGKTTVLKLVDFCLGAKPNIIYTDTENRKEVYDVVKNFVIDEKIEITLTLTDSLSTSCGREVEIRRNFLSRKNAVREINGGPVLDKDFEDELERHIMPDKEVEKPTFRQVISHNIRYKDDNINNTLKTLDKYTTDVEYETLYLYLLGCSFGDGAWKQALITMINQENAFRERLEQNRDKTTYEIALSMIDDDIAMLNEKKALFNLNENFEQDMEQLNSIKYKINKNSSLISKIEIRKNLIEESVQELKQSQSSIDLLQLKILYNEVNMNISGIQKTFEDLVTYHNKMLVEKSRFISKELPELTDNLKHAQQELALLLQQEKELSSKISKSDSFEELEEIIISLNEKYRTKGEYESIISQVNEVENNIAKLNEKIEKIDKYLFSNDFEDLLKEQIKKFNKFFSKISQELYGEKYALTYKKDINKKGQQVYKFNAFNANMSSGKKQGEILCFDLAYTMFADEENIPCLHFLLNDKKELMHDNQLIKVAEFVRDNNTQLVLSILKDKLPEQALNTAHIAVELSQKDKLFRIETMDN from the coding sequence ATGTATCTAAAGAGATTAGTGATATCAAGCCCAACAAAACTAATTCGTAATATTGAATTCAAGTTGGGTATGAATTTGATTGTTGATGACACACCGGTTGATGATATTAAATCAACCGGCAACAATGTTGGTAAAACCACTGTTCTAAAACTTGTGGACTTCTGTTTAGGGGCAAAACCAAACATTATTTATACCGACACTGAAAACAGGAAAGAAGTTTATGACGTTGTAAAGAATTTTGTAATTGATGAAAAAATTGAAATAACACTTACTTTGACAGATAGTTTAAGTACATCATGTGGAAGAGAAGTAGAGATTAGAAGAAATTTCTTGTCAAGAAAAAATGCTGTCAGAGAAATTAATGGTGGGCCTGTATTAGACAAGGATTTTGAAGATGAATTAGAAAGACATATTATGCCTGATAAAGAAGTGGAAAAACCCACTTTTAGACAAGTTATCTCGCATAATATTAGGTATAAAGATGATAATATAAACAATACTTTAAAAACTCTTGACAAATATACGACAGATGTCGAATATGAAACTTTATATTTATACTTATTGGGTTGTTCGTTTGGAGATGGTGCTTGGAAACAGGCTCTTATAACAATGATTAACCAAGAAAATGCTTTTAGAGAAAGATTAGAACAAAATCGAGACAAAACGACTTATGAAATAGCCCTGTCAATGATTGATGATGATATTGCTATGTTGAATGAGAAAAAGGCTTTGTTCAATCTCAATGAAAACTTTGAACAAGATATGGAGCAGTTAAACTCAATCAAGTATAAAATAAATAAAAACAGTTCCTTGATCAGCAAGATAGAAATCAGGAAAAATTTAATTGAGGAATCTGTTCAAGAATTGAAGCAAAGCCAGTCATCTATTGACCTATTACAACTAAAAATTCTGTATAACGAAGTTAATATGAATATTTCAGGTATTCAAAAGACTTTTGAAGATTTAGTAACGTACCACAACAAAATGCTGGTTGAAAAGTCACGGTTTATTTCAAAAGAACTACCAGAATTAACTGACAATCTAAAGCATGCCCAACAAGAATTGGCATTGTTGTTACAGCAAGAAAAAGAACTTTCGAGCAAAATTTCCAAAAGCGATTCATTTGAGGAATTAGAGGAAATAATTATATCCTTAAATGAAAAGTATCGGACAAAAGGGGAATATGAAAGTATTATCTCACAGGTAAATGAAGTCGAAAATAATATTGCAAAACTAAATGAAAAAATAGAAAAAATTGACAAATACTTGTTTTCAAATGACTTTGAAGACCTCTTAAAAGAGCAAATTAAGAAGTTCAATAAATTTTTTTCAAAAATATCCCAAGAATTATATGGCGAGAAATACGCGTTAACTTATAAAAAAGATATTAACAAAAAAGGACAGCAGGTATACAAGTTTAACGCATTTAATGCAAACATGAGTTCCGGAAAGAAACAGGGTGAAATATTGTGTTTTGATTTGGCATACACTATGTTTGCTGACGAAGAAAACATTCCCTGTCTCCATTTTTTACTTAATGATAAGAAAGAATTAATGCACGACAACCAATTAATAAAGGTTGCAGAGTTCGTTCGAGATAATAATACCCAGTTGGTATTATCGATTCTAAAGGATAAACTCCCTGAACAAGCGTTAAATACGGCTCATATTGCCGTAGAATTGTCCCAAAAAGATAAGTTGTTTAGAATCGAAACAATGGATAATTAG
- a CDS encoding PcfB family protein, whose product MQEDIERRIVAVSVNVAKLSVKTLANALEAALQKIQKEYHKAQTPQGKQSVKKLMNHRVSTSALPLDGETKFFDRVARKWNIDYAFHKTGPRKYLLFFKAGQANAITTAFSEYTKLVMGRRKNAT is encoded by the coding sequence ATGCAGGAAGATATAGAACGCCGGATAGTTGCCGTTTCAGTAAATGTGGCCAAACTCTCCGTAAAGACGCTGGCAAATGCGCTGGAGGCGGCTTTGCAGAAAATCCAAAAGGAGTATCACAAAGCGCAGACCCCACAGGGCAAACAGAGCGTGAAAAAGCTGATGAACCACCGCGTTTCCACCAGCGCCCTGCCGCTGGATGGAGAAACGAAGTTCTTTGACCGCGTGGCCCGGAAATGGAATATAGATTACGCTTTTCATAAAACTGGGCCAAGGAAATACCTGCTGTTCTTCAAAGCGGGACAGGCCAACGCGATTACGACGGCTTTCTCCGAATATACCAAGCTGGTGATGGGCCGGAGGAAGAACGCAACATGA